A single region of the Halopiger xanaduensis SH-6 genome encodes:
- a CDS encoding YegP family protein, producing MSFSSELHRSLFRLYEHYVGEPDSGKDVYGYWLFILGYIIGAAGVVAFVVGYAGSFGEEPIIRVTGVTSAAGLAICLFGIGLMLPVRRRGIQASVVGLFVALVGVAAFGVVYPNNWRHLGMGLDVEVISVYTTGIAIITGVTALVPVLTGQKGLFVEEEGTTEDPPILTGDALEDAQFAVFRDEQGDWKWNVLHREALATSEGSAATRPDAREGIERVKSQISSAGLLELTTSAFRLYEDRDGTWQWTLAREDGSVVGTCDREFDDRDGAEESVSFLKDRGPEADIIEIEGAAFTYTEERDRWYWQLVDDEHAVLATSDRGHDDQASAEEAARTFAERFEQARVLDVEHFGVELREAETGDGWTWRFVDETDTVIATAADTAETRRGAEEAAETLLAELSSASVTVSGDPTYEQYTSDEEWEWRLVDESEHVVARGPESYADHGETTRETEQFAENARDADVVEIDDAAYEVYPASELPTTPSSSDGDDLPVLEEPTATDGGTATADGADPDGAGPATQDWHWRLVTDDREVVAASTEPHADAETATAAIERVREQASEADLIEFEEAAFQVYEADSGEWRWRLIDEDGNVLADSGEEHASRSEAAEAMMTLKEQAPDAELLEIETAAFELFVDENDEWGWRLIDEGGKLVAEDPATHPTRDAARDAMNRLLEHLESEVRTMDDAIFQPYADEEWHWRFVLPSGDTVAVDADGAATRDELRDRLESVRDAAASAQRCTIGDVTVQLYDAGTDDWSWRLLDRDREELADATVTYEGRETALGRVSALTERADAAPIFAIEDAVIRVQRDASGDEAASGAKTDAWRWDLVDADRDVLASAAGAAPTKDELLSTVEEVKQLAPMAGRVDFDVASFELVADEDDRWSWRLLDEDGRPVATGTETYESNAAARKGLEQVRDLIEAASILEIDSVSFELHRDEDGWVWRLVDEYGSRMAESTQTYESRTAAREAMNDVKSHAPDGWITFTE from the coding sequence ATGTCATTCAGCAGTGAACTTCACCGGAGCCTGTTTCGGCTGTACGAGCACTACGTCGGGGAACCGGATTCGGGAAAGGACGTCTACGGCTACTGGCTGTTCATTCTCGGGTACATCATCGGAGCGGCCGGCGTCGTGGCGTTCGTCGTCGGCTACGCCGGCAGTTTCGGCGAAGAACCGATAATCCGGGTCACCGGCGTCACGTCGGCGGCGGGACTGGCGATCTGTCTGTTCGGGATCGGACTCATGTTGCCGGTGCGCAGGCGCGGCATTCAGGCCAGCGTCGTCGGACTGTTCGTCGCTCTCGTCGGCGTCGCGGCGTTCGGCGTCGTCTACCCGAACAACTGGCGCCACCTCGGGATGGGGCTCGACGTCGAAGTCATCAGCGTCTACACGACGGGCATCGCGATCATCACCGGCGTAACGGCGCTCGTCCCCGTGCTCACCGGGCAGAAGGGGCTGTTCGTCGAGGAGGAAGGGACGACCGAAGACCCGCCGATTCTCACCGGCGACGCGCTCGAGGACGCGCAGTTCGCCGTCTTCCGCGACGAGCAGGGCGACTGGAAGTGGAACGTCCTGCACCGGGAGGCGCTGGCGACGAGCGAGGGCAGCGCCGCGACCCGCCCGGACGCTCGAGAGGGGATCGAACGCGTCAAGTCCCAGATCAGCTCCGCGGGGCTGCTGGAACTGACGACGTCGGCGTTCCGACTCTACGAGGACCGCGACGGCACCTGGCAGTGGACGCTCGCGCGCGAGGACGGTAGCGTCGTGGGTACCTGCGACCGCGAGTTCGACGACCGCGACGGCGCCGAGGAGTCCGTCAGCTTCCTCAAAGACCGCGGGCCCGAGGCGGACATCATCGAAATCGAGGGGGCCGCGTTCACCTACACCGAGGAACGGGACCGGTGGTACTGGCAACTGGTCGACGACGAGCACGCGGTGCTGGCGACGAGCGACCGCGGCCACGACGATCAGGCGAGCGCCGAGGAAGCCGCCCGTACGTTCGCCGAACGGTTCGAACAGGCGCGCGTACTGGACGTCGAGCACTTCGGCGTCGAACTCCGCGAAGCCGAGACCGGCGACGGCTGGACGTGGCGCTTCGTCGACGAGACGGATACCGTCATCGCGACCGCAGCGGACACCGCCGAGACGCGCCGCGGGGCCGAGGAAGCCGCCGAAACGCTGCTCGCCGAACTCAGTTCGGCGTCCGTGACGGTGTCCGGCGACCCCACCTACGAACAGTACACGTCCGACGAGGAGTGGGAATGGCGGCTCGTCGACGAGTCCGAGCACGTCGTCGCCCGCGGTCCCGAAAGCTACGCCGACCACGGGGAGACGACCCGGGAAACCGAACAGTTCGCCGAGAACGCCCGCGACGCCGACGTCGTCGAAATCGACGATGCGGCCTACGAAGTGTATCCCGCCTCGGAGCTGCCGACGACGCCGTCGTCGTCCGACGGCGACGATCTGCCGGTCCTCGAGGAGCCGACGGCGACCGACGGCGGAACGGCGACTGCGGACGGCGCCGATCCCGACGGCGCCGGCCCCGCGACGCAGGACTGGCACTGGCGGCTCGTCACCGACGACCGCGAGGTCGTCGCCGCGAGCACCGAACCCCACGCCGACGCCGAAACCGCGACGGCGGCGATCGAACGGGTCCGCGAACAGGCCAGCGAGGCCGACCTCATCGAGTTCGAGGAGGCGGCCTTCCAGGTCTACGAGGCCGACTCCGGCGAGTGGCGCTGGCGGCTGATCGACGAGGACGGCAACGTCCTCGCGGACAGCGGCGAGGAGCACGCGAGCCGCAGCGAGGCCGCCGAGGCCATGATGACGCTGAAGGAGCAGGCCCCCGACGCCGAACTCCTCGAGATCGAGACCGCCGCCTTCGAGCTGTTCGTCGACGAGAACGACGAGTGGGGCTGGCGGCTCATCGACGAAGGCGGCAAACTCGTCGCCGAGGATCCGGCGACGCACCCGACCCGCGACGCCGCTCGCGACGCGATGAACCGCCTGCTCGAGCACCTCGAGTCCGAGGTGCGGACGATGGACGACGCGATCTTCCAGCCCTACGCCGACGAGGAGTGGCACTGGCGGTTCGTGCTGCCGTCGGGTGACACGGTCGCGGTCGACGCCGACGGTGCGGCGACGCGAGACGAACTCCGCGATCGGCTGGAAAGCGTCCGCGACGCCGCCGCGTCGGCCCAGCGCTGTACGATCGGCGACGTGACGGTGCAACTCTACGACGCCGGCACCGACGACTGGAGCTGGCGGCTGCTCGATCGCGACCGCGAGGAACTCGCGGACGCGACGGTCACCTACGAGGGCCGCGAGACCGCGCTCGGCCGCGTCTCCGCGCTCACCGAACGCGCGGATGCAGCGCCGATCTTCGCGATCGAGGACGCGGTGATCCGCGTCCAGCGCGACGCCAGCGGCGACGAGGCGGCCAGCGGGGCCAAAACCGACGCCTGGCGCTGGGATCTCGTCGACGCGGATCGAGACGTGCTCGCGAGTGCAGCCGGCGCCGCGCCGACGAAGGACGAACTGCTGTCGACGGTCGAGGAGGTCAAACAACTCGCGCCGATGGCCGGCCGCGTCGACTTCGACGTTGCCTCGTTCGAACTCGTCGCCGACGAGGACGACCGCTGGTCCTGGCGGCTGCTCGACGAGGACGGCCGGCCGGTCGCGACCGGCACCGAGACCTACGAGTCGAACGCGGCCGCCCGCAAGGGACTCGAGCAGGTGCGCGATCTGATCGAGGCCGCGAGCATCCTCGAGATCGACAGCGTCTCCTTCGAGCTGCACCGGGACGAGGACGGCTGGGTGTGGCGGCTGGTCGACGAGTACGGCTCGCGGATGGCCGAGAGCACGCAGACCTACGAGAGCCGGACGGCGGCCCGCGAGGCGATGAACGACGTGAAGTCCCACGCGCCGGACGGGTGGATTACCTTCACGGAGTAG
- a CDS encoding 4-phosphopantoate--beta-alanine ligase has product MSDYDTVSADVDEEEEIPEDHPRYQDLLTRHRIEKGVEKGITHLQGMHAEGRGSAFDYLLGEETIPSADEAERAAAAHLLLAEKPVLSINGNVAALVPGEMVDLADATGADLEVNLFNRTEERLEAIADHLREHGAEDVKGLEADARIPNLDHQRAKVDAEGIYAADVVLVPLEDGDRAEALEAMGKTEIVIDLNPLSRSPQVAEVPIVDNIIRAVPNMTEHARELADADESEVRAIVEAFDREAALEAAEERIRNGL; this is encoded by the coding sequence GTGAGCGACTACGACACCGTCTCGGCCGACGTCGACGAGGAGGAGGAGATTCCGGAGGACCACCCGCGGTACCAGGACCTGCTCACCCGTCACCGGATCGAGAAGGGCGTCGAGAAGGGGATTACGCACCTGCAGGGGATGCACGCCGAGGGGCGGGGTAGCGCCTTCGACTACCTGCTCGGCGAGGAAACCATTCCCAGCGCCGACGAGGCCGAACGCGCCGCCGCCGCGCACCTGCTGCTTGCCGAAAAGCCGGTGCTCTCGATCAACGGCAACGTCGCCGCCCTCGTGCCCGGCGAGATGGTCGACCTCGCCGACGCCACCGGCGCCGACCTCGAGGTCAACCTCTTCAACCGCACCGAGGAACGGCTCGAGGCCATCGCCGACCACCTCCGCGAGCACGGCGCCGAGGACGTGAAGGGACTCGAGGCCGACGCGCGCATCCCGAACCTCGACCACCAGCGCGCGAAGGTCGACGCCGAGGGCATCTACGCGGCCGACGTGGTCCTCGTGCCGCTCGAGGACGGCGACCGCGCGGAGGCGCTCGAGGCGATGGGCAAGACCGAAATCGTGATCGACCTCAACCCCCTGTCGCGTTCGCCGCAGGTCGCCGAGGTGCCGATCGTCGACAACATCATCCGCGCCGTGCCGAACATGACCGAGCACGCGCGGGAGCTGGCGGACGCCGACGAGTCGGAAGTGCGGGCGATCGTCGAGGCGTTCGACCGGGAGGCGGCGCTCGAGGCGGCCGAAGAGCGGATTCGGAACGGGCTGTAG
- a CDS encoding arsenic resistance protein, which produces MDLVEKYQSVLVFAAILGGLAVGQLPGVPAAADTLILPILMVMLFAAFAGIPRSQLRAAFGNRRVVGSSLLVNFVWNPLLALGLGAVFLRDHPALWVGLLMLLVTPCTDWYLIFTDIADGNVALATSLLPYNLVLQLILLPVYLYLFAGELVDLPLEVLLESVALVLVVPLALAGCVRWVLLRRRGTEWFRRRVLPKLSPLQIGSLCLAIGAMFASQGEVVLERPELLALLAVPVIGFYAINLAVGFGVGRLLSFSYDEMVCFNNTILSRNSPTALAIAVVAFPAEPLIPLALVIGPLLELPLLGVIAQVHLVVRNRNWWPLEPSTLLER; this is translated from the coding sequence ATGGATCTCGTCGAGAAGTACCAGTCGGTCCTCGTCTTCGCGGCGATCCTCGGCGGCCTCGCCGTCGGCCAACTCCCCGGCGTTCCCGCAGCCGCGGACACCCTGATCCTCCCGATTCTGATGGTGATGCTGTTCGCCGCGTTCGCCGGAATTCCGCGCTCGCAGTTGCGCGCAGCCTTCGGTAACCGCCGCGTCGTCGGCTCGAGTCTGCTGGTCAACTTCGTCTGGAATCCGCTGCTGGCGCTCGGCCTCGGCGCGGTCTTTCTCCGCGACCACCCCGCGCTCTGGGTCGGACTGCTCATGCTGCTGGTCACGCCCTGTACCGACTGGTACCTGATTTTCACCGACATCGCGGACGGAAACGTGGCGCTGGCGACCTCGCTGTTGCCGTACAACCTCGTGCTCCAGCTGATCCTGCTGCCGGTCTACCTCTACCTGTTCGCCGGAGAGCTCGTCGATCTCCCGCTCGAGGTGTTACTCGAGAGCGTCGCGCTCGTGTTGGTCGTGCCGCTCGCGCTGGCGGGCTGCGTGCGCTGGGTACTGCTCCGCCGGCGCGGCACGGAGTGGTTCCGACGGCGCGTCCTCCCGAAGCTGAGTCCGCTGCAGATCGGCAGCCTCTGTCTCGCCATCGGCGCGATGTTCGCCTCGCAGGGCGAGGTCGTCCTCGAGCGTCCGGAACTCCTCGCGCTGCTCGCCGTGCCCGTGATCGGCTTCTACGCGATCAACCTCGCCGTCGGTTTCGGCGTCGGCCGCCTCCTGTCGTTCTCCTACGACGAGATGGTCTGTTTCAACAACACGATCCTCTCGCGGAACTCGCCGACCGCGCTGGCGATCGCGGTCGTCGCCTTCCCGGCCGAGCCGCTGATTCCGCTGGCGCTGGTCATCGGCCCGCTGCTGGAGCTGCCGCTGTTAGGCGTGATCGCACAAGTTCACCTTGTCGTCAGGAACCGCAACTGGTGGCCGCTCGAGCCGTCGACCCTACTCGAGCGGTAG